The genomic stretch aaTTATAACATGGAATTCCTTATAACATTTGCAAATTATTTACGACGGTTGTGGGCGGTTTAGTTACTTACGAAAAAATAAATACATTCTGATTAGCTAATTTTACTCTGTAATTCTGTATATTACAGAGTATTATGATAAAAGAACACATGAATAAATGATCGAATTCACTCAAATTTAACGAAATTACTTACATAACCAACCTTAACTCCTTAAGTATCAATTGTCGTTCAATTTCAATATCACCATCTTAGCACTTTTACTCGCGGAGCTAATAACTAATTTGGCTTTGTCATCGCCATTTGTGGTCTAGACTCGAGATCAtatatattatactccctctcatTCAGACCGATTGAACTATTCATGACCCATAAATATGCGAGGACAAATTTTTAAGGTAAAAAGAGGAAAAGATAAACAAGCAAAACACTTACCATATGATAATCATGATCATCACTCGATTGTCTTGAGTTTAAATTCATGCTCTTGAAATTCATTGTTATCTGTACCAAAAACATACATGAAACATAGTGTAACATCTCCATGTTTAATTGCAATTTAAATAAATTTGTATGTTTGAACAATTCActacaaaaacttaacaatttaATTGTTGATTAATTACACTATAATCTTCGGGTAAGTTTCctgtaagacggttttatgatAAAATATTGTAAACCAGCCACAAAAGATGATGATGATCTTATTATAAAACATAGTAGTGAATGAAAGTTATTTTTAAAACGGTTATTTAAGTAAAATATCACCTGATTTTACAATAATACTCGTGTAAAAAAACCGTTTTACATAAGAATTTATGTAATTGTTCACGAGAGTTATAAAGTTATTAGAGTTTCATTGTTGACAAATTATACAAGAGCACCATGTCAAACATTTAACGGTAATATATGATCTATAAATTGGACAAAGTCGTGGTCTAACCAGAATCGAAGTTACATGGTACGAATAAATGGTAATATAAATCAATAAATTCAACGGGGTAAAACAGGGAAGTGATAAGGCGCAACCGGGGAATTCCATAGCTAATACGGAGTAACTAATAAGACAGTCGGAAACCAAAACCCGAAAGGAAACACAAACCTTAGGACTATGAACAGGAGAAGAAGCAGTATCTTCCAAAGAATCATCACCAGAAATCTCTTGTGTCCTCTTACTCTTAAAATTCAATCTCTTTGGAAACTTTGGCAAACCATTCAACAACTTTTGTTTCCATTCAGGGCTCGAACCCGCGTCCGACACCATCGACTCACTTATAGCATAACCCGATGATCCCTCTCGCTGCAATTGCTTGTTATACTCTGAAAATCCATCTATATACTGCGTCCATCCACTTTCCTCCCTCGAACCCACGGTCTCGCATCCCGACTCCTCCATCGAGTTTTCCATCTGATAAAATTGAAACGATACAAAACTGTATACTTGTTCGTAATTTTGGTATATACAAAAGGAAGTAGAGTTTTTTTAGCAAGACTTATTACACTTTGAATTGTACGGAGTAATTTAAAATAGAATTTATGAAAAAGTCTGAATTAATAGAGAATCTTTCTTGCAGGCCGTAACGGGTAACGAATTTTAGAGTAACTATATTTATATGTTAAGAGTTAAGGGTCGGCCATCAAATTGGAATTTCGGTTGTAATTTCTCTATCACAAATTCTCGTTTCAGATCGTCTTAGCTTAAACGAGAAAAATGTTACCGtattataataaaaaataatCATTTATGATAAAAAGTTGCTCTGTTACTAAAACGGTCACCTTCTAATATTAAACTGGTGGTAATTTTTTTATCGTAAAATGGTCATATTTTATACGTGTTAACTTGAGACGGATACCAATCGTCTGAAATGAGATTTGCTGATTATCAAAATAGTTAGATGGGGTGTCTACATCGTAGGTTACTTTTAAGACTTGCTTTATATTGCAAGCTGCTTTACTTAATTAATTAGTTGTTAGTATAAAACTTTCTTAATTGGAGTAGTTTATAGTGTTAGTGACTTTTCAGAATTATATATGTAATTGTTTATGACATTTTCAAAGAAATAATTCTGGGACATTCTTACTGGGTTGATGTACCGACTTTACAAGTAATATATTAGTAATCAAAATTTCCGAAGTTTTACATGATATATCGAGGTTTTCTTCGACTAATGTTTGAGAAAACGTGAAAAGTAAGCTCTGGCTTATCTAGATGTTACATGTGAGCGCTCCACATTGATTATGAAGGAGAGAGTTTACTGTCTTATAAATCAAGGAGACTGGTCGTGTTATCAGCTACTGCGATTGATTTGGGATACGACGTAGTTATGTAGTAGTGAACGATAAAGATTTAGCAAGCTAGCAAGCAA from Silene latifolia isolate original U9 population chromosome 2, ASM4854445v1, whole genome shotgun sequence encodes the following:
- the LOC141631834 gene encoding vascular-related unknown protein 1-like; translation: MENSMEESGCETVGSREESGWTQYIDGFSEYNKQLQREGSSGYAISESMVSDAGSSPEWKQKLLNGLPKFPKRLNFKSKRTQEISGDDSLEDTASSPVHSPKITMNFKSMNLNSRQSSDDHDYHMVDGDISTDEHSKYNNYINRRQEAGINVEFTELRKKGLCLVPIAMVTNNLD